Proteins found in one Opitutaceae bacterium genomic segment:
- a CDS encoding glycosyltransferase family 2 protein, with protein sequence MEVTILMPCLNEVETLETCIRKANTWMERSGVAGEVLVADNGSTDGSREIALRCGARVEPIATRGYGAALAGGILAAKGRFVIMGDADDSYDFSNLDPFLAALRGGADLVMGNRFAGGIESGAMPKLHYYLGNPVLTAIGRLLFKSPCRDFHCGLRGFRRASVLTLDLRTTGMEFASEMVVKATLAKQRIIEVPTTLKKDGRTRPPHLRSWRDGWRHLRFLLMYSPRWLFALPGVLLLSLGTLLMVWLAPKARVVGGISFDIHTMLAASACMILGFQAVVFAFLTKVFAISEGLLPEDPQLQRAFRYITLETGLLAGIGMLFFGLGCCAAALLQWQEAGFSHLEPTKTMRLFIPGVTATVLGAQAILASFYLSILGLRRKG encoded by the coding sequence ATGGAAGTGACGATCCTGATGCCATGCCTCAACGAGGTCGAGACGCTCGAGACGTGTATTCGCAAAGCAAATACATGGATGGAACGCTCCGGCGTTGCAGGGGAGGTGCTCGTCGCCGACAACGGGAGCACCGACGGCTCGCGGGAGATTGCGCTGAGGTGCGGGGCTCGGGTCGAGCCGATCGCAACCAGGGGATACGGTGCGGCGCTGGCTGGCGGTATCCTTGCCGCCAAGGGGCGCTTCGTGATAATGGGCGACGCGGACGACAGCTACGACTTCTCCAATCTCGACCCGTTCCTCGCAGCACTCCGCGGCGGGGCGGATCTGGTGATGGGCAACCGCTTCGCAGGTGGCATCGAAAGCGGGGCGATGCCAAAACTTCACTACTACCTGGGAAACCCCGTATTGACAGCGATCGGACGACTGCTGTTCAAGAGCCCGTGCAGGGATTTCCATTGCGGCCTCCGGGGATTTAGGCGCGCCTCGGTCCTCACCCTCGATCTTCGGACGACAGGCATGGAGTTTGCGAGCGAAATGGTAGTGAAGGCCACGCTTGCGAAGCAGAGAATTATCGAGGTTCCCACCACATTGAAAAAGGACGGGCGAACCCGCCCCCCGCATCTGCGCAGCTGGCGCGACGGGTGGCGTCACCTTCGCTTTCTTCTCATGTATTCGCCCCGATGGCTTTTTGCGCTTCCGGGCGTACTGCTCCTTTCCCTTGGTACGCTCCTAATGGTTTGGCTCGCGCCAAAAGCGCGGGTCGTGGGCGGGATAAGCTTCGATATTCACACCATGCTCGCAGCATCCGCCTGCATGATTCTCGGGTTCCAAGCTGTCGTCTTTGCCTTTCTCACAAAGGTCTTTGCTATTTCCGAAGGCCTTCTTCCGGAGGATCCGCAGCTGCAACGCGCGTTCCGGTACATCACACTCGAAACCGGCCTTCTGGCTGGCATAGGGATGCTCTTTTTCGGTCTGGGCTGTTGCGCGGCGGCCTTGCTACAGTGGCAGGAGGCGGGCTTTAGCCACCTCGAACCAACCAAAACAATGCGGCTCTTCATCCCAGGGGTGACGGCAACTGTGCTGGGAGCTCAGGCAATCCTGGCCAGCTTCTACCTGAGCATCCTGGGGCTTCGCCGCAAGGGCTGA
- a CDS encoding PTS sugar transporter subunit IIA — translation MRLEKLIARSRIVDLRSQDMKGALEELLQVSASRFPDLKQEALLKGLLQRESTMTTYLGDGVALPHVRLRMSRRYILAIGRSRTGVRHDGTKSDEAVRLILMLLAEERATDYLQVLASIARLVEDKSTVQALLEARTLDDLYERILAAAGGIVPRPVQGQQNRINRLMMREADRVAKGTGSAAILVFGDTHSGGVETNSWKSDTRALLVTRNLIDKSDAGGFSDVIQVRAFSNQRLAQLRSAMLVALTHGMLSFNDRICCLGGLAGSNQFDTLSVVDVEREFQTLLTGHNDLLPEDVKPEVLERVIGVAMELAVEGREGKPVGCLFVIGDTNRVERLTKPLVLNPFYGYKEEDRNILNPFMDETVKEFSSIDGAFVIRGDGVVVSAGSLIQATDKDHSLPSGLGSRHAAAAAISVAAECISIVVSSSGQVTIFRRGVMLPLMEKSPARA, via the coding sequence ATGCGGCTGGAGAAACTGATTGCCCGCAGCCGCATAGTAGATTTGCGGAGCCAGGACATGAAAGGCGCTCTGGAGGAGTTGCTCCAGGTGTCTGCCAGCCGGTTTCCTGACCTGAAACAAGAGGCACTGCTAAAAGGGCTTTTGCAGCGCGAGAGCACGATGACGACCTACCTGGGTGATGGTGTGGCTCTGCCGCACGTTCGCCTGCGCATGTCGCGAAGGTACATTCTTGCCATTGGACGCAGCCGCACTGGCGTGAGGCATGATGGGACGAAGTCCGACGAAGCGGTCCGGCTCATCCTCATGCTGCTCGCGGAGGAGCGTGCGACGGATTACCTGCAGGTGCTGGCATCGATAGCGCGCCTGGTGGAGGACAAGTCGACTGTCCAGGCCCTCCTTGAGGCGCGAACACTTGACGACCTGTACGAGCGCATCCTCGCCGCAGCGGGTGGCATCGTACCTCGACCGGTCCAAGGCCAACAAAATCGAATCAACCGGCTGATGATGCGGGAAGCGGATCGTGTGGCAAAGGGCACGGGGTCCGCCGCCATCCTTGTTTTTGGCGATACGCACAGCGGTGGTGTAGAGACGAACTCCTGGAAGTCCGATACGCGTGCGCTGCTGGTGACGCGAAATCTCATCGACAAGAGTGATGCCGGCGGCTTCAGCGATGTAATCCAGGTGCGTGCGTTTTCCAACCAGCGCCTGGCACAGTTGCGCAGCGCGATGCTCGTTGCCCTCACGCACGGGATGCTTTCCTTCAATGATCGCATCTGCTGCCTCGGCGGACTCGCCGGGAGCAACCAGTTTGACACGCTCTCTGTCGTCGACGTGGAGCGTGAGTTCCAGACGCTTCTGACCGGCCACAACGATTTGCTACCTGAAGACGTGAAGCCCGAGGTTCTCGAGCGTGTGATCGGAGTCGCCATGGAACTCGCCGTCGAGGGACGGGAAGGGAAGCCGGTGGGATGCCTTTTTGTGATCGGTGACACCAACCGGGTGGAACGGCTGACGAAGCCCCTCGTCTTGAATCCATTTTATGGATACAAAGAGGAGGACAGAAACATCCTGAATCCCTTCATGGACGAGACCGTGAAGGAGTTCTCGTCGATCGACGGGGCTTTTGTGATCCGGGGTGACGGTGTGGTGGTGTCGGCGGGAAGCCTGATTCAGGCAACCGACAAGGATCACTCGCTGCCCAGCGGCCTTGGTTCGAGGCACGCCGCTGCTGCCGCCATCTCCGTGGCCGCTGAGTGCATTTCAATCGTGGTGTCATCAAGCGGCCAGGTGACCATCTTTCGGCGCGGGGTGATGCTCCCACTCATGGAAAAGTCGCCCGCGCGCGCCTGA
- a CDS encoding biopolymer transporter Tol translates to MQKRFVLFSLLLGLGFVLPGFAADPAREPKRIEVVGTDKLTVSITGAPELANLARKAFGVHGRYRVVQSGGFEIAVQPAGATAVTITVKRGGAEVLRETVSGASQRNALLKAADAAVKATSGLNGFFASRLAFVSNRSGADEVYVSDLFLGDATAVTNQRSNVMTPRWSPDGSKLLYTSYFRSGFPDIFVIDLAARRWTTFVSFKGTNSGARFSPDGSKVVMVLSGEGNPEIYTSNAQGRGVSRKTKSSGVKSSPCFSPDGSRIVYAAEPGPQLYIMPAGGGGGTRINTGLSSYCAEPDWSRADPNKIAFTIRVGGRFQVAVHDLRTGKAQQVTKEGFDAIEPAWLADGRHLIYTARSSNQRSLHILDTETGKSTLISSVYAEKASPFLN, encoded by the coding sequence ATGCAAAAACGGTTCGTCCTTTTTTCCCTTCTCCTGGGTCTCGGCTTCGTCCTGCCTGGATTCGCAGCTGATCCCGCCCGGGAGCCGAAGCGCATCGAGGTGGTGGGCACCGACAAGCTGACGGTGAGCATCACCGGAGCTCCCGAACTCGCGAACCTGGCGCGAAAAGCGTTTGGCGTGCACGGGCGTTACCGTGTCGTGCAGTCCGGCGGGTTTGAAATCGCCGTGCAACCGGCAGGGGCCACAGCCGTGACAATCACCGTGAAACGTGGAGGCGCCGAGGTGCTTCGTGAGACGGTAAGCGGTGCATCGCAGCGTAACGCGCTGCTCAAGGCTGCAGATGCCGCGGTGAAAGCGACTTCCGGCCTGAACGGCTTCTTCGCCTCAAGGCTGGCTTTCGTGAGCAATCGATCCGGGGCCGACGAGGTGTACGTCAGCGATCTCTTCCTTGGCGACGCCACAGCCGTCACAAATCAGCGTTCGAATGTCATGACGCCGCGCTGGTCACCCGACGGCAGCAAGCTGCTTTACACGAGTTACTTTCGGTCGGGATTTCCGGACATCTTCGTCATTGATCTGGCAGCTCGTCGTTGGACGACGTTCGTGAGCTTCAAGGGCACAAACAGCGGTGCGCGCTTCAGCCCCGACGGTTCGAAGGTGGTCATGGTTCTCAGCGGCGAGGGAAATCCGGAAATCTACACGAGCAACGCCCAGGGGCGCGGTGTGTCGAGGAAGACGAAGTCGTCCGGGGTGAAGTCGTCCCCATGCTTCAGCCCGGATGGATCGCGAATTGTCTATGCGGCGGAGCCGGGTCCCCAGCTCTACATCATGCCGGCAGGTGGCGGTGGCGGGACGCGAATCAATACAGGCCTGAGCAGCTATTGCGCAGAGCCGGATTGGAGCCGGGCGGATCCCAACAAGATTGCCTTCACAATTCGTGTCGGGGGCCGCTTCCAGGTTGCGGTCCACGACCTCCGCACTGGAAAGGCGCAGCAGGTGACGAAGGAGGGCTTCGACGCGATCGAGCCCGCGTGGCTGGCGGATGGCAGGCATCTCATCTACACCGCCCGTTCCTCCAACCAGCGCAGTCTCCACATTCTGGATACAGAAACCGGCAAGAGCACGCTCATCAGCTCCGTGTATGCGGAGAAGGCGAGCCCGTTTTTGAACTGA
- a CDS encoding DegT/DnrJ/EryC1/StrS family aminotransferase — MKVPYFDLAARMRPLRAELEAAFSRTLDACSFCLGPDVAAFEAEFAAWCEAPLAVGFNSGTSALHAALQALDVGPGDEVITTPYTFIATSWAIVYLGARPVYVDIDPDTMTLDASKLEAAFTPRTKAVLPVHLYGHPCAIEEIAAICARRSVPLVEDAAQAHGARYRGRQVGSFGRAAAYSFYPGKNIGACGEGGALVTGDAALAARAKALREHGSTTRYYHDEVGYNYRMEGLQGAVLRVQLPHLHAWNARRREIAHHYHEALAHTPLRLPREKDGATSVYHLYVVRHPARDRLKAHLESLGIGSALHYPLPLHLQKCFTTLGYQSGDFPVAEQAARECLSLPIYPELSDEQVGFVATEIRNFNAW; from the coding sequence ATGAAAGTGCCCTACTTCGATCTCGCCGCCCGCATGCGCCCGCTCCGGGCTGAACTGGAAGCGGCGTTCTCCAGAACCCTTGACGCCTGTTCCTTTTGCCTCGGGCCTGACGTGGCGGCGTTCGAGGCCGAGTTTGCCGCCTGGTGCGAGGCTCCGCTGGCTGTCGGATTCAACAGCGGGACGTCCGCCCTCCATGCGGCCCTGCAGGCACTCGACGTTGGTCCGGGCGACGAGGTCATCACGACGCCCTATACATTCATCGCCACCAGTTGGGCGATTGTCTACCTCGGGGCCCGCCCCGTGTACGTGGACATTGATCCCGACACGATGACGCTTGACGCTTCGAAGCTCGAGGCCGCCTTCACGCCGCGAACGAAGGCCGTCCTCCCGGTTCACCTGTACGGGCATCCGTGTGCTATCGAGGAGATTGCGGCCATCTGCGCGCGCAGGTCGGTTCCCCTGGTCGAGGACGCCGCGCAGGCGCACGGCGCGCGCTACCGCGGTCGGCAGGTTGGCAGCTTCGGTCGCGCGGCGGCATACAGCTTCTATCCTGGGAAGAATATTGGCGCCTGCGGCGAAGGAGGCGCGCTTGTCACCGGTGACGCTGCCCTGGCGGCCCGCGCAAAAGCGCTCCGGGAACACGGCTCCACGACCCGTTACTACCACGACGAAGTGGGCTACAATTACCGCATGGAAGGTCTTCAAGGCGCCGTGCTGCGAGTCCAACTCCCCCATCTTCACGCCTGGAATGCCCGCCGCCGCGAGATCGCGCACCACTACCACGAGGCGCTCGCCCACACACCCTTGCGCCTGCCACGCGAGAAAGACGGGGCGACGAGCGTTTACCACCTCTACGTGGTTCGTCACCCGGCGCGCGATCGCCTGAAAGCCCATCTCGAGTCACTCGGAATAGGATCAGCCCTGCATTACCCGCTGCCGCTTCATTTGCAGAAGTGCTTCACGACACTCGGCTATCAGTCCGGCGACTTCCCTGTCGCCGAACAGGCCGCACGCGAATGCCTCAGCCTTCCGATTTATCCGGAGCTATCCGACGAACAGGTGGGTTTTGTCGCGACCGAGATCCGCAACTTCAATGCCTGGTAG
- the rpmG gene encoding 50S ribosomal protein L33, producing the protein MQETVILECTEARKEGKPVSRYLTKRNKKTVTERIEKKKYNPHLKRHTLHKEIK; encoded by the coding sequence ATGCAAGAAACCGTCATCCTCGAGTGCACCGAAGCCCGTAAGGAGGGCAAGCCCGTCTCCCGCTATCTCACGAAGCGCAACAAGAAGACCGTCACGGAGCGTATTGAAAAGAAGAAGTACAATCCGCACCTGAAGCGCCACACGCTTCACAAAGAAATCAAGTAA
- a CDS encoding Fe-Mn family superoxide dismutase, giving the protein MAYELPKLPYPADALVPHIDAKTMEIHHGKHHQAYVTNANNLLKDDAELAALPVDRLIANLANVPEAIRTGVRNNAGGHSNHTFFWNTIGPGKGGAPKGKLAEAITSTFGSFDKFKEEFGKAATTRFGSGWAWLVVTGDKKLAIGSTANQDSPLMGKAIAGFEGTPVIGLDVWEHAYYLNYQNRRPDYIAAFWNVVDWDAAERNYSTAIGA; this is encoded by the coding sequence ATGGCTTACGAACTCCCGAAGTTGCCCTACCCCGCCGATGCCCTCGTCCCGCACATCGATGCCAAGACGATGGAGATCCATCACGGCAAGCACCACCAAGCGTATGTGACCAATGCGAACAACCTGCTGAAGGACGACGCTGAGCTCGCCGCCCTCCCGGTCGACCGCTTGATCGCCAACCTCGCAAACGTGCCCGAAGCGATCCGCACAGGCGTGCGCAATAACGCAGGTGGCCACAGCAACCACACCTTCTTTTGGAACACCATCGGTCCGGGCAAAGGCGGCGCGCCCAAGGGCAAGCTCGCGGAAGCCATCACCTCCACCTTTGGAAGCTTCGACAAGTTCAAGGAGGAGTTCGGCAAGGCCGCGACCACCCGATTCGGTTCGGGCTGGGCTTGGCTCGTCGTGACCGGAGACAAGAAACTCGCCATCGGCTCAACCGCCAACCAAGACAGCCCCCTCATGGGCAAGGCGATCGCCGGCTTTGAAGGCACACCCGTCATCGGCCTCGATGTCTGGGAGCATGCCTACTACCTCAATTACCAGAACCGCCGTCCCGACTACATCGCTGCGTTCTGGAACGTGGTCGATTGGGATGCGGCCGAGAGGAATTATTCCACCGCAATCGGCGCCTAA
- a CDS encoding NADH-quinone oxidoreductase subunit A has translation MSSESYLPILIQVLLASLVTGAVLVASHLIGQRAAKNKIKDSPYECGVKPEGPIHTRFSVKFYVTAMLFILFDIEVVFLIPWVFVYRDFLANNISIFLPVMFFISLLVLGLIYEVKKGALEWEK, from the coding sequence ATGTCATCGGAGTCTTACCTTCCCATTCTGATCCAGGTCCTGCTCGCCTCGCTCGTGACGGGCGCAGTCTTGGTGGCGAGCCATCTTATTGGGCAGCGGGCTGCCAAGAATAAGATCAAGGACTCTCCCTACGAGTGCGGTGTGAAGCCGGAAGGGCCGATTCACACGCGTTTTTCCGTGAAGTTCTATGTCACGGCTATGCTGTTCATCCTGTTCGACATCGAGGTCGTCTTCCTCATTCCCTGGGTGTTTGTCTATCGCGATTTTCTCGCAAACAATATTTCCATCTTCCTTCCGGTGATGTTCTTCATCAGCCTCCTTGTGCTGGGACTCATCTACGAGGTGAAAAAGGGTGCCCTGGAGTGGGAAAAGTGA
- a CDS encoding glycosyltransferase: MCPLSSLSDSHLRSVAEHYEALPDTLGILGAWYRKMLGRRVAALVPSGSSILEVGCGAGHLLAALKGRDVTGVDLALSRISAARKRVPWGAFHVDAGERLHLGRTFDYILISDTINLAADVQKMLETAAEHAHEGTRLILSFQNHLWRPLVTFAEATGIKERTPTSNWLSIEDVRNLLRLTGWETVRTWQECLVPLPLGGIEALLNRWVTPLLEPLAAICLATARPCPRQLPLREASVSVVIPARNEAGNIEQAVLRTPGMGSRTEIIFVEGGSSDSTWEEIQRVKAKFPDRPIKALRQTGVGKGNAVREGFAEAQGDIVMILDADLTVPPEELPKFYQAIASGRAEFANGSRLVYPMEKRAMQFLNMCANKFFGLSFSWLLGQPLKDTLCGTKAMTRKDYERIAANRHLFGEFDPFGDFDLLFGASNLSLKIRDIPVRYRERVYGTTNIQRWRHGLLLFRMLAFAATRLRFVR, encoded by the coding sequence ATGTGTCCGCTTTCCTCGCTTTCTGATTCCCATCTGCGAAGTGTGGCCGAACATTACGAGGCGCTGCCGGACACCTTGGGGATACTGGGTGCGTGGTATCGCAAGATGCTGGGACGGCGCGTGGCTGCCCTTGTCCCTTCGGGATCATCGATTCTTGAGGTGGGCTGTGGCGCTGGACATCTCCTCGCGGCGCTCAAGGGTCGGGATGTCACAGGGGTTGACCTCGCACTTTCCAGGATTTCCGCGGCCAGGAAGCGCGTTCCCTGGGGGGCGTTTCATGTGGATGCCGGGGAGCGCCTTCACCTTGGCAGGACATTTGATTACATCCTGATAAGCGACACGATTAATCTCGCGGCGGACGTGCAGAAAATGCTGGAGACCGCCGCCGAACACGCCCATGAGGGCACTCGCCTGATCTTGAGTTTCCAAAATCATCTCTGGCGTCCTCTCGTCACCTTTGCCGAGGCCACTGGCATCAAAGAGCGAACCCCGACGAGCAATTGGTTGAGCATAGAGGACGTGAGGAATCTTCTCCGTTTGACCGGATGGGAAACCGTGCGCACCTGGCAGGAATGTCTTGTGCCGTTGCCCCTCGGGGGAATCGAAGCACTTTTGAATCGATGGGTGACGCCCCTTCTTGAGCCGCTGGCTGCAATCTGCCTCGCGACGGCGAGGCCGTGCCCGCGCCAGCTGCCGCTTAGAGAGGCTTCGGTGTCTGTCGTTATTCCCGCGCGCAACGAGGCTGGAAATATTGAGCAGGCTGTGCTGCGCACACCTGGGATGGGTTCACGAACCGAGATTATCTTCGTGGAAGGCGGTTCGTCTGACTCCACGTGGGAGGAGATTCAGCGCGTGAAAGCGAAATTTCCGGATAGGCCCATTAAGGCCCTCCGTCAGACTGGAGTCGGGAAAGGCAACGCAGTTCGCGAAGGATTTGCTGAAGCCCAAGGTGACATTGTGATGATCCTTGATGCGGATTTGACGGTGCCTCCGGAGGAGTTGCCGAAGTTTTATCAAGCGATCGCTTCTGGCCGGGCTGAGTTTGCGAACGGGTCGCGCCTGGTCTACCCCATGGAGAAGCGCGCGATGCAGTTCCTGAACATGTGCGCGAACAAATTCTTCGGCCTTTCCTTCAGTTGGCTGTTGGGCCAACCACTCAAGGACACACTGTGCGGAACAAAAGCCATGACGCGGAAGGATTATGAGCGAATAGCGGCGAACCGGCACCTGTTTGGAGAGTTCGATCCGTTTGGAGACTTCGACCTCCTTTTTGGCGCGAGCAATCTGTCGCTCAAAATCCGCGATATACCCGTCCGTTATCGGGAACGGGTTTATGGGACCACGAACATCCAAAGGTGGCGACACGGCCTGCTGCTTTTTCGCATGCTCGCGTTCGCTGCGACGAGGCTCCGTTTTGTACGCTGA
- a CDS encoding P-loop NTPase: MNADSIKEALKLVKYPGFSRDIVSFGLVRSAGFVDGVAKVQLSLTTSDAKIPSQLKAEVERCLLAQPGVSSVIVELAVSAAKTPSSGGNLGTASTPKGIRYAVAIASGKGGVGKSTFAVNLSCAIAQVLTERGRPNRVGLMDCDIYGPSVPLMMGITGRPFVEDNNLIPMENHGVKVMSMGFLVDENTPVVWRGPMIMKTVQQFVQNVTWGDLDVLLIDLPPGTGDAQLSLVQTIPLDGAILITTPQLAATQIARKGGLMFQKVNVPLLGVAENMSYFLDPAGGKHSVFGEGGGAATADALGTTLLGQIPLVPEIRVGGDTGLPITVSNPEGEAASAFRAIAEELLSRLLKTAK; the protein is encoded by the coding sequence GTGAACGCCGACTCCATCAAGGAAGCCCTCAAGCTGGTCAAATATCCCGGTTTCAGCCGTGACATCGTCTCTTTCGGACTTGTCCGCTCCGCAGGATTTGTGGACGGCGTGGCGAAGGTACAGCTCTCGCTCACCACGAGCGACGCCAAGATCCCATCCCAGCTCAAGGCCGAGGTCGAACGGTGCCTCCTCGCCCAGCCCGGGGTATCCAGCGTCATAGTTGAGCTTGCGGTCTCCGCGGCGAAGACTCCGAGTTCCGGCGGCAACCTCGGGACCGCGAGTACTCCTAAGGGGATTCGTTATGCCGTCGCCATCGCTTCGGGAAAAGGAGGCGTTGGGAAGTCGACGTTTGCCGTGAATCTCTCCTGCGCGATCGCGCAGGTCCTCACGGAACGAGGCCGGCCAAATCGCGTGGGCCTGATGGACTGCGACATTTACGGCCCTTCCGTTCCCCTCATGATGGGAATCACAGGCCGACCATTCGTCGAGGACAACAACCTCATCCCGATGGAGAACCACGGAGTGAAGGTGATGAGCATGGGATTTCTGGTCGATGAAAACACACCCGTCGTTTGGCGTGGGCCGATGATCATGAAGACGGTTCAGCAGTTCGTGCAAAACGTCACCTGGGGCGATCTCGACGTGCTCCTGATTGACCTCCCGCCAGGCACTGGCGATGCCCAGCTCTCGCTCGTCCAGACCATCCCGCTAGATGGAGCCATCCTCATCACCACACCACAACTGGCCGCCACGCAGATTGCGCGCAAAGGCGGGCTGATGTTCCAAAAAGTGAACGTGCCCCTCCTTGGCGTGGCGGAAAACATGAGCTACTTTCTCGATCCCGCAGGAGGTAAACACTCGGTGTTTGGCGAGGGAGGCGGAGCCGCCACTGCAGATGCACTTGGCACCACCTTGCTCGGCCAAATTCCACTGGTGCCGGAGATCAGAGTGGGAGGTGATACCGGCCTTCCCATCACGGTTTCAAATCCTGAGGGCGAGGCAGCGAGTGCATTTCGCGCGATCGCAGAAGAATTGCTGTCACGTTTGTTAAAGACGGCCAAATGA
- a CDS encoding NAD-dependent epimerase/dehydratase family protein, producing the protein MIRKAFVTGASGFIGSNVVDRLLADGVDVVGWDNFSTGQKRFLENALKQTGFTLIEGDNLDLPSLKKAASGCDFIFHLAANADIKDGWLHPEKDLEQNTIATFNVLEAARANGIRRFAFSSTGSVYGEALVTPDKPTPETDNFPVQTSLYGASKIAGEGMISSYAEGGQLDEAYLFRFVSILGERYTHGHIFDFYKQLLEHPDRLRVLGNGKQRKSYLYVQDCVDAILHVTRLGTARNAKHRTQVYNLGTPEYVEVNQSVGYICDALGLNPKIEHTGGDRGWIGDNPFIFLDTLRIQATGWKPKLTIREGILKTLRWLEANRWVYDSRH; encoded by the coding sequence ATGATTAGGAAAGCATTCGTAACAGGCGCCTCAGGGTTCATCGGGTCAAATGTGGTGGATCGCCTCCTCGCTGACGGAGTGGACGTGGTGGGGTGGGATAATTTCTCGACCGGCCAAAAACGGTTCCTCGAGAATGCCCTCAAGCAAACCGGGTTCACATTGATCGAAGGCGACAATCTTGATCTTCCTTCCCTGAAGAAGGCGGCCTCCGGCTGTGACTTCATCTTTCATCTCGCCGCCAATGCCGACATCAAGGACGGCTGGCTGCACCCGGAGAAAGACTTGGAGCAAAACACCATCGCAACCTTCAACGTGCTCGAAGCCGCTCGTGCGAACGGCATCCGCCGCTTCGCATTTTCCTCGACAGGTTCGGTCTACGGGGAAGCCCTCGTCACTCCCGACAAGCCCACTCCCGAGACCGACAACTTCCCCGTGCAGACCTCTCTCTACGGCGCTTCGAAGATCGCCGGCGAAGGGATGATTTCCTCCTACGCTGAGGGGGGGCAATTGGATGAGGCCTACCTCTTTCGCTTCGTTTCCATCCTCGGCGAACGCTACACTCACGGCCATATCTTCGACTTCTACAAGCAGCTGCTCGAGCACCCGGACCGACTGCGTGTACTTGGGAACGGCAAACAGCGCAAAAGCTACCTTTACGTGCAGGATTGCGTCGATGCCATCCTGCATGTCACCCGGCTCGGCACCGCGCGCAACGCGAAGCATCGCACCCAAGTCTATAACCTCGGCACACCTGAGTACGTCGAGGTGAATCAATCGGTGGGCTACATCTGCGACGCCCTCGGCCTGAACCCCAAGATTGAGCACACGGGAGGTGATCGCGGCTGGATTGGCGACAATCCCTTCATCTTCCTTGATACTTTGCGGATCCAGGCGACAGGTTGGAAACCGAAGCTCACCATCCGTGAAGGCATCCTAAAAACCCTTCGCTGGCTGGAGGCCAACCGGTGGGTTTACGATTCCCGTCACTGA
- a CDS encoding glycosyltransferase family 2 protein, which produces MISGKKICAVLPAYNAAKTLRRTLDSLDRSVVDQVILVDDNSTDETQVLAKELGIDYAFHRRNHGYGGNQKTCYSLALASGADIVVMLHPDYQYEPRLLPALGSMIASGVYDVAIASRILGHGALQGGMPLYKYVFNRFLTFAQNVLTGQKLSEYHTGYRAFSRRVLETLPLLSNSDDFVFDNEMLVQCHAWGFKIAEISCPTKYFDEASSISFRRSVRYGWGVLRVSLAYRAARIGLLNPVFLDKENAKSRSLNLNAVSGRVSHSNLEFPTPP; this is translated from the coding sequence GTGATTAGCGGAAAGAAAATCTGCGCCGTCCTCCCCGCCTATAATGCTGCGAAGACGCTGCGCCGCACCCTCGATAGTCTCGACCGTTCGGTAGTCGACCAGGTCATTCTGGTCGATGACAACAGCACGGATGAGACTCAGGTGCTGGCGAAGGAGCTCGGCATCGACTACGCCTTCCACCGCAGAAACCACGGATATGGGGGAAACCAGAAGACCTGCTACTCCTTGGCTCTTGCATCCGGGGCGGACATTGTCGTGATGCTGCATCCAGATTACCAATACGAGCCAAGACTGCTGCCCGCACTCGGGAGCATGATCGCTTCCGGGGTGTACGACGTGGCCATCGCCTCACGCATTCTCGGACACGGCGCCCTGCAGGGAGGCATGCCACTATACAAGTACGTATTCAACCGATTCCTGACCTTCGCGCAAAACGTTCTCACCGGACAAAAGCTCTCCGAATATCACACTGGATACCGAGCATTCTCCCGCCGTGTTTTGGAGACGCTCCCCCTGCTTTCGAATTCGGATGATTTCGTTTTCGACAACGAAATGCTTGTTCAATGTCACGCGTGGGGATTCAAGATCGCTGAGATCTCGTGCCCCACCAAGTACTTTGATGAAGCCTCCTCCATAAGCTTCAGGCGAAGCGTAAGGTACGGATGGGGAGTTCTTCGTGTGAGCCTGGCTTACCGCGCCGCAAGGATCGGCCTGCTGAATCCTGTTTTTCTCGACAAGGAAAACGCGAAGTCAAGATCGCTCAACTTGAACGCTGTTTCGGGGCGCGTCAGCCACTCGAATCTGGAGTTTCCGACCCCGCCCTAG